One genomic window of Cannabis sativa cultivar Pink pepper isolate KNU-18-1 chromosome 2, ASM2916894v1, whole genome shotgun sequence includes the following:
- the LOC115718787 gene encoding uncharacterized protein LOC115718787 codes for MTSTTTISLLLFSTSLTLMLLSIANAQGRAPHGLANESPMAFSPSAYDFFHPTKQQTNPNKRETQPCTESNCSPLPMAAQIEANGAQENKMLTRHDRQSSLGAGGIVGIVFGLAFAVLLAMSVYYVVATRRDNTSRAKPTQTQLPNDAC; via the coding sequence ATGACTTCAACAACAACAATTTCTCTCCTACTCTTTTCCACTTCTCTAACCTTAATGCTACTATCCATAGCCAATGCTCAAGGCAGAGCCCCACATGGACTAGCCAATGAATCCCCAATGGCCTTCTCACCATCAGCATATGATTTCTTCCACCCCACCAAACAACAAACCAATCCCAACAAAAGAGAAACACAACCCTGCACCGAGTCAAATTGCTCCCCGCTACCTATGGCAGCTCAAATTGAAGCCAATGGTGCTCAAGAAAACAAAATGTTGACTCGACACGACAGACAGAGCAGTTTAGGAGCTGGTGGGATTGTTGGGATTGTGTTTGGCTTAGCATTTGCTGTGTTACTAGCTATGAGTGTCTACTATGTTGTTGCTACTCGTAGAGATAACACGAGTCGTGCTAAGCCTACCCAAACTCAATTACCTAATGATGCTTGTTAA
- the LOC115719591 gene encoding uncharacterized protein LOC115719591 isoform X2 produces MISVLAQERLLGAALGSIFTGMVVFEQRRSIYKSISDTQPQLNSQFQVREPIFGKEARSELARMWNKGVDQAFGPAIQYLSSHGW; encoded by the exons ATGATTAGCGTTCTAGCTCAG GAGCGGTTGCTGGGGGCCGCACTCGGAAGCATATTCACTGGAATGGTAGTATTCGAGCAGCGAAGAAGCATTTATAagtccatttcagatactcaGCCTCAATTAAACTCCCAATTTCAG GTGAGAGAGCCCATATTTGGAAAAGAAGCTCGCTCGGAGCTTGCACGAATGTGGAACAAAGGTGTAGACCAGGCGTTTGGACCTGCAATCCAGTATCTTAGCTCCCACGGATGGTAG
- the LOC115719591 gene encoding uncharacterized protein LOC115719591 isoform X1: MISVLAQERLLGAALGSIFTGMVVFEQRRSIYKSISDTQPQLNSQFQQVREPIFGKEARSELARMWNKGVDQAFGPAIQYLSSHGW; encoded by the exons ATGATTAGCGTTCTAGCTCAG GAGCGGTTGCTGGGGGCCGCACTCGGAAGCATATTCACTGGAATGGTAGTATTCGAGCAGCGAAGAAGCATTTATAagtccatttcagatactcaGCCTCAATTAAACTCCCAATTTCAG CAGGTGAGAGAGCCCATATTTGGAAAAGAAGCTCGCTCGGAGCTTGCACGAATGTGGAACAAAGGTGTAGACCAGGCGTTTGGACCTGCAATCCAGTATCTTAGCTCCCACGGATGGTAG